One window from the genome of Moorena sp. SIOASIH encodes:
- a CDS encoding serine/threonine-protein kinase — protein sequence MLEAEQILHERYQLKQQLGHNAGRQTWLAEDIGVSPPELVVVKLLAFGGDVNWDDLKLFEREAQVLKQLNHPRIPKYLDYFNIDDRVLWFGLVHNYIPGSSLKEKLNQGKRFTEGEVRQIAVDVLKILEFLHQLNPAVLHRDIKPSNLILGDDGQIYVIDFGSVQDRASQEGATFTVVGTYGYAPMEQFGGRAVPASDLYGLGATLIHLLTRTAPADLPQRNLRICFKDQVNLSANLISWIEKLTEPAPEQRFKSASEAILALELGMTLNTPKSNKLIKLPRSNFVNNSGQGGVLDDRVPVPDEIKGWNWGAFLIPWFWSMTNNVWIGLLAFVPQVGWFMAIALGAKGNEWAWKSRRWRSIEHFKAHQRGWAIVGILFGAPLSLMLWIFVLGLISGL from the coding sequence ATGTTGGAAGCCGAACAAATATTACATGAGCGCTATCAACTCAAGCAACAACTGGGACATAATGCTGGACGACAAACTTGGCTAGCTGAGGATATAGGAGTGTCACCTCCAGAATTGGTAGTTGTTAAACTGCTGGCATTTGGTGGTGACGTTAATTGGGACGATTTAAAACTCTTTGAGCGAGAAGCACAGGTGCTTAAACAGCTCAATCATCCCCGGATTCCCAAGTATCTTGATTATTTTAACATTGATGACCGAGTACTCTGGTTTGGCTTGGTACACAACTATATCCCTGGCTCCTCTCTCAAGGAAAAACTAAATCAAGGTAAACGATTTACAGAAGGGGAAGTGCGCCAAATAGCTGTGGATGTGCTGAAAATTCTTGAATTTCTCCATCAGCTGAATCCAGCCGTACTACACCGAGATATTAAGCCTAGCAATCTAATTTTAGGGGATGATGGGCAGATTTATGTCATCGATTTCGGGTCAGTGCAGGATCGGGCATCCCAAGAGGGCGCTACATTTACAGTAGTGGGAACCTATGGTTACGCCCCCATGGAACAGTTTGGTGGTAGGGCAGTACCAGCATCGGATTTGTATGGCTTAGGGGCGACGTTGATTCATTTGCTCACCAGGACTGCACCTGCTGACTTGCCCCAGCGGAATTTGCGCATTTGCTTTAAAGACCAAGTCAACCTCAGTGCTAACCTGATCAGCTGGATTGAGAAGCTGACAGAACCGGCTCCAGAGCAACGCTTCAAAAGTGCGTCTGAGGCAATTCTAGCCCTAGAGTTGGGCATGACACTCAATACTCCCAAAAGCAACAAACTGATCAAACTCCCCCGAAGCAATTTTGTAAATAATTCAGGTCAAGGGGGTGTATTGGATGATCGAGTACCCGTACCAGATGAAATCAAAGGTTGGAACTGGGGAGCTTTTTTAATACCTTGGTTTTGGTCTATGACGAATAATGTTTGGATTGGACTGCTAGCGTTTGTGCCTCAAGTGGGTTGGTTTATGGCGATCGCGCTCGGTGCCAAGGGCAATGAATGGGCTTGGAAAAGTCGTCGCTGGCGGAGTATTGAACACTTCAAAGCTCACCAAAGAGGGTGGGCAATCGTGGGGATTCTCTTTGGCGCACCACTGAGCCTGATGTTGTGGATATTTGTCTTGGGCTTGATCTCTGGTTTGTAA
- the cax gene encoding calcium/proton exchanger, with translation MLTKNQILSIFLVFLPISVAAEFLEWNSAVIFITSCLAIIPLAAWMGTATEEIAVVVGPNLGGLLNATFGNATELIIALIALNAGLVEVVKATITGSIIGNLLLVMGFAMLLGGLRYKEQEFQPIVARVNASSMNLAVIAMLLPTAMDTTSIGIPQSTLQQLSVAVALVLILVYGLTLLFSMKTHTYLFDVGMAEMELEETGEGEIASSESKHLPNIWLWVGVLVVVTLLVALESELLVDSLESATSELGLTELFTGVILLPVIGNAAEHATAVTVAMKNKMDLSVSVAVGSSLQIALFVAPVLVLAGWLMGQPMDLDFNPFELVAVAVAVLITNSISSDGKSNWLEGVLLLAAYVVLGLAFYFHPVVEGLG, from the coding sequence TAGTATTTCTTCCCATTTCAGTAGCCGCTGAATTTCTAGAGTGGAACTCGGCGGTTATTTTCATTACCTCTTGCTTAGCAATTATTCCTTTAGCAGCATGGATGGGAACAGCCACAGAAGAAATTGCTGTGGTGGTCGGTCCAAACCTAGGAGGGTTATTAAATGCCACCTTTGGCAACGCTACAGAATTAATCATTGCCCTAATTGCCCTGAATGCTGGGTTAGTAGAAGTGGTTAAAGCCACCATCACTGGCTCCATCATCGGTAACCTACTCCTAGTGATGGGATTTGCGATGCTGCTGGGTGGATTGCGTTACAAAGAACAGGAGTTTCAGCCCATTGTGGCGCGGGTGAATGCCTCTTCAATGAACCTAGCAGTGATTGCCATGTTGCTACCAACAGCAATGGATACCACATCCATTGGTATTCCTCAATCTACATTACAACAGCTTTCGGTGGCAGTTGCCCTGGTTTTAATTCTGGTTTATGGGCTAACTCTATTATTTTCCATGAAAACCCACACCTATCTGTTTGATGTAGGAATGGCGGAAATGGAGTTAGAAGAAACAGGGGAGGGTGAAATTGCCAGTTCCGAATCTAAACATCTGCCTAATATCTGGTTGTGGGTGGGAGTCTTGGTAGTGGTTACCCTGCTGGTGGCACTAGAGTCAGAACTTTTGGTGGATAGCTTGGAATCTGCCACATCAGAGTTAGGACTAACAGAACTGTTTACCGGAGTAATTTTACTGCCCGTAATTGGTAATGCAGCAGAACACGCCACTGCGGTAACTGTCGCAATGAAGAATAAGATGGATCTCTCAGTTTCCGTAGCCGTAGGGTCTAGTCTGCAAATTGCCCTATTTGTTGCCCCAGTGTTAGTGCTGGCTGGGTGGTTGATGGGTCAGCCCATGGATTTGGATTTTAATCCCTTTGAATTGGTAGCAGTAGCCGTAGCTGTGTTGATTACTAATTCGATTAGTTCTGATGGTAAGTCAAACTGGCTCGAAGGGGTTTTGCTATTGGCAGCTTATGTCGTATTAGGACTAGCGTTTTACTTCCATCCAGTGGTTGAAGGATTGGGTTGA